The nucleotide window CGCCGCCGCCCGGATTCGAACCGGGGACCGCCGGATTAACAGTCCGGCGCTCCACCAGCTAAGCTACGGCGGCGCGCCCAAAAGATAACCAGCACCCTCTATTTATAAACATTACGGTCTCCCTCCGAAATCCTTATATCCTAAAGTTTCGTAACTAAAATTTGAGAGGTTAAAAAGGAGGTGACGACAATGACAGAGGTCAGATATTACAAGATAGGAGAAGACAGGTTCAAGATCAGCGAGGACGAGGTGGCTAGAAGAGAGTTAAGGGTCGCAAAGGTCGGCGATGACGTTATACAGATACAGGAGGAGGTTCACGGAATAATAGCGGTAGTGGGGGCTACCAGTAGCGTTAACATAAAGAAAGAGGAGCTCAAAGAGCTCGTCAAGCTCGTGAGGGAGGAGTTCGGTTGGGATATCTGAGCTCGACTTCAACCTTTTTTATCTCGTCCCCCTCGAGTATATACGCCGAGAATTCCCCTTTCCTGTTAACTATGAGCCAAGGTATCCTCCAGTTCCTCATCCCCTTTAAGTCTTCCTCGCTTGGATACGGCGGACAATTAACGTGAGAGTGGAATATTGAAACTGGTTCCTCTCCCAGTTTTTCGGCCTCTTCAAGGGCTTTTAGCATCTCCTCAGGGTTCATTTTGAACCTAATTGGTGATCTTAAGGTGTTCTCGATGAATCTTGCCCTTTTCCCTATGAACTTATTGCCTTCCCTCTTTCCAAATATGAACCCGCAAATTTCATAATCAACCTCTTTAGCCTTTTTCAATATCGAGGTCAAGACATCGATTGGGATGACCAGGAGCATGGTTAAAGGTTG belongs to Pyrococcus abyssi GE5 and includes:
- a CDS encoding M67 family metallopeptidase — translated: MLLVIPIDVLTSILKKAKEVDYEICGFIFGKREGNKFIGKRARFIENTLRSPIRFKMNPEEMLKALEEAEKLGEEPVSIFHSHVNCPPYPSEEDLKGMRNWRIPWLIVNRKGEFSAYILEGDEIKKVEVELRYPNRTPPSRA